The Ascaphus truei isolate aAscTru1 chromosome 3, aAscTru1.hap1, whole genome shotgun sequence genome includes a region encoding these proteins:
- the LOC142490521 gene encoding uncharacterized protein LOC142490521, giving the protein MLLSQRPLLLALLLGIISIVTLVESAKYETEEDQMLETKREENEQGDRMKRLAGLLEEVQSLLTRETRADNIMGKGKGRETRADHTMGKGKGREIREDHTMGKGKGREIREDHTMGKGKGREIREDHTMGKGKGREIREDHTMGKGKGRETRADNTMGKGKGREIREDHTMGKGKGRETRADNTMGKGKGREIREDHIRSRRID; this is encoded by the exons ATGCTTCTCTCCCAGAGACCTCTGCTGCTCGCGCTTCTCCTGGGGATAATCTCCATCGTCACATTGGTGGAATCGGCCAAATATGAGAC TGAAGAAGATCAGATGTTGGAGACCAAGAGAGAGGAGAATGAGCAGGGAGATCGCATGAAGAGACTGGCAGGTCTCCTGGAAGAAGTACAATCTCTTCTCACACGGGAGACACGGGCGGATAATATAATGGGAAAAGGAAAAGGACGGGAGACGCGGGCGGATCATACAATGGGAAAAGGAAAAGGACGGGAGATACGGGAGGATCATACAATGGGAAAAGGAAAAGGACGGGAGATACGGGAGGATCATACAATGGGAAAAGGAAAAGGACGGGAGATACGGGAGGATCATACAATGGGAAAAGGAAAAGGACGGGAGATACGGGAGGATCATACAATGGGAAAAGGAAAAGGACGGGAGACGCGGGCGGATAATACAATGGGAAAAGGAAAAGGACGGGAGATACGGGAGGATCATACAATGGGAAAAGGAAAAGGACGGGAGACGCGGGCGGATAATACAATGGGAAAAGGAAAAGGACGGGAGATACGGGAGGATCATATAAGGAGCAGAAGAATTGACTAA